A single region of the Amphiura filiformis chromosome 7, Afil_fr2py, whole genome shotgun sequence genome encodes:
- the LOC140156755 gene encoding protein RCC2 homolog — protein sequence MPRVKKRESEDQGDTSSAKRKSKNGSRGRKSASYVEAVDEIPDAFIEQIKLKSNPFSGELLFAGGTHWDMTGRSRPPKNASSAAKPLQGGRNLIGPHRLGALNGIRVRAVFSGPTSCHSVIVSDEGKAYSWGRNICEQLGHGDSVRRDEPTLIEGLKQYTIVNAATGRNHTLCLTETGTVFAFGDNKFGQLGLGHQTASMGTPCKLLYKGQPIVKVACGGDFSMILDCRGNLHSFGHPEYSQLGHNSTGQYFVTSSKLTFDCVTTPRRIPLFIERSGRDTIPIPNVVIKDVACGANHTVAMDMQGRIFTWGFGGYGRLGHNGPKDEPIPCSVKIFDIVNKGAVKIWAGATFSMALNECKSLLLWGQTKRTGEAAMYPKPLQDLAGWNIRDVGCSTTSIVIAADESIIAWGPSPTYGELCYGENAPKSSTFPKEAKPLEGTHVHILTCGMGHTLLIARDDTEEERERIKKFPWFGPVREITEEELLEKKRKAERKAEEANNVQVVHSSEEEMVEDVTPSTAAAAAAAAAAARAAAAAEEDESPTLVPFTVQEPAKAEPPKETPAEPEEEAEESEQVSEAPKVKSDTTQAVTPVNGTAKVEENGSPKEEEPASEATSQQTAEAEATP from the exons ATGCCACGAGTAAAAAAACGAGAAAGTGAAGATCAAGGGGATACCAGTTCCGCTAAAAGAAAAAGCAAGAATGGATCGCGCGGCCGTAAAAGCGCTTCGTATGTGGAAGCCGTCGATGAGATCCCAGATGCGTTCATTGAACAGATC AAACTCAAATCCAATCCATTCAGCGGAGAATTGCTGTTTGCTGGTGGTACACACTGGGATATGACTGGGAGATCTCGCCCTCCTAAGAATGCATCATCTGCAG CCAAACCACTGCAAGGAGGACGCAACCTAATCGGACCACACCGTCTGGGGGCGCTTAACGGTATCCGAGTGCGTGCCGTGTTTTCAGGTCCAACATCTTGCCATAGCGTCATCGTGTCAGATGAAGGGAAAGCTTATAGCTGGG GACGTAACATTTGTGAGCAGTTAGGACATGGTGACTCTGTCCGTCGTGATGAGCCTACATTGATTGAAGGTCTTAAGCAATATACCATAGTCAATGCTGCAACAGGACGCAATCATACCCTCTGCCTCACAG AAACTGGTACAGTGTTTGCTTTTGGTGATAATAAGTTTGGTCAGTTAGGACTTGGTCATCAGACTGCCTCTATGGGAACACCATGTAAG CTGTTGTACAAGGGTCAACCCATAGTCAAAGTTGCCTGTGGTGGGGATTTCAGCATGATCCTGGATTGCAGAGGCAATTTACACTCATTTGGACACCCTGAGTATAGTCAACTTG GTCATAACAGTACCGGTCAGTATTTTGTGACGTCCAGTAAGCTCACATTTGACTGTGTCACAACACCACGAAGGATACCTCTATTCATTGAGCGCTCAGGACGTGACACAATACCAATACCCAATGTGGTTATTAAGGATGTGGCGTGTGGAGCCAATCATACG GTTGCCATGGATATGCAGGGTCGTATCTTCACTTGGGGTTTTGGTGGTTACGGTAGACTTGGTCACAATGGCCCCAAAGATGAGCCTATCCCATGCAGTGTGAAAATCTTTGATATCGTTAACAAAGGAGCTGTCAAGATCTGGGCCGGCGCTACATTTTCAATGGCACTCAATGAATGTA AGTCATTATTATTATGGGGCCAGACCAAGAGGACAGGTGAAGCGGCCATGTATCCAAAGCCACTGCAGGATCTGGCTGGTTGGAATATACGCGATGTCGGTTGCAG TACTACATCAATTGTGATCGCAGCTGATGAAAGTATCATTGCCTGGGGACCATCACCAACCTATGGGGAGCTTTGCTACGGTGAAAACGCTCCCAAATCATCTACATTTCCTAAAGAAGCCAAACCACTTGAGGGTACGCATGTCCATATACTCACATGCGGCATGGGCCATACTCTGCTAATCGCACGTGATGACACTGAAGAAGAAcgggaaagaataaagaaattccCCTGGTTTGGTCCCGTCCGTGAAATCACAGAGGAGGAATTGTTGGAGAAAAAGCGCAAAGCCGAGCGTAAAGCTGAAGAGGCAAACAATGTGCAGGTAGTGCATTCATCAGAAGAAGAGATGGTTGAAGATGTGACACCGAGCACAGCGGCAGCTGCCGCCGCGGCAGCAGCTGCAGCAAGAGCCGCTGCAGCAGCAGAGGAAGATGAATCGCCCACACTTGTGCCATTCACAGTCCAAGAGCCTGCGAAGGCTGAGCCACCTAAAGAAACTCCAGCAGAACCTGAAGAAGAAGCTGAAGAATCTGAGCAAGTGAGTGAAGCCCCCAAAGTAAAGAGTGACACTACTCAAGCAGTTACCCCAGTAAATGGGACCGCAAAGGTGGAAGAAAATGGATCTCCCAAGGAGGAGGAACCGGCATCAGAAGCAACCTCACAACAGACAGCTGAAGCGGAGGCAACGCCTTGA